GTTACTCTAGCAATTCAGTACCTTTTTGGTTGTTCAATGGTTTAAAAGACTACCCTACCATTTTTTATACTAGCTGTTATGGTCAGATGACGACCACTATTTTTCTGGGGATGACAGAGTGTTTCCTCCTTGCTATCATGGTTTATGACAGATTTATTGCAATATCTAATCCCGTTTTACACCATCATTATGAACAACCAGGTCTGCATACAGTTGGCCATGGTGACTTGGGCCAGTGCCTTCCTTTTAGCAATAATACTGATCATTGCAATTCCTGCCCATTTTTGTGGATGCAATGTCATCAATCATTTTACCTGTGAGGTCCAGGCCCTATTGAAGCTCACCGGCTCAAACACCCCAGTCAGACTTATTCTGGGTCTGGTCATAGGCATATTCACACTGCCCCTACCTTTTATCTTCATTCTCATCTCCTATACTCGCATTGTGGTTGTCATGCTAAGGATCCACTCTGCAGAGGGCAGGCTGAAAGTTTTTTCCACCTATAGGTCCCATATGACTGTGGTCACCATATTTTATGGAACAGCCATCTACATGTACCTTGACTCAGTCAAGGGAGTCCCAGGACCAGGGTAAAGTCATCTCTGCATTTTATGGTGTTGTAACTCCTATGTTGAACCCCCTCATTTACACCTTGAGaaacaaagatgtgaaagatgtcctaagaaaaattatttgaaagaaagaatcctAGAAAGGACATGAATATCCCATGAAGGTTCATCTAACTGACAGCTTGACACTGACTTATAAAAATAACAAGGTATAAATAGTAAAACATTTTCATAAGACCATTAGTTTCAAATGCATTTCTTCTATTTCCAACAAGCATGTGATAAAGAATATCCTCCCACTGAAAAAGATATGTTAAACATTTACAATGccattcatttacataataaATTATACAGGACAATGTTGTGGGagcatttataaaacaaaataataattagtaCATTTGAATCCTATGTAGTTATGTCATTTTACTGAACgagaaatatttcaatattctaAGATTCTCTTTGGTAGATGGTAAAGAGCAAAGTTGCAAAATGGACattttttctcttgatgctttttCTATGAGGTATATCATTACCCAAGCTTCAGAGAGAGATGAATGTGAGTGTGCAGAGAGGAAAATTACTCAACTGCTACATAAGACTTCCACATAGAAGGCCTTCTGATGAAGCAAAAAGCCCTTCAAGACTGTGTAGGTACCGAGGGCCAGAAATGATGACCCTATGGAACTTACAATTACATGTCTGGATAAGTAGATCAGGACCCATTTTCTCTGTCAACGTACCGTAGTCATGAATAATCGCATGCTGCTTCCAAACTTGACCTCACAGAGCAAATCTAATCCCTTTAAAACTCcttaacaaacaagaaaatgtgtACTGTATTTTTGGATTATAAAAATtctaatgttcattatttttaaatacatgaggcaggtagagaaaaaataaaaaagcacctGTAATCCCAACACTCAATGAGGCTTACATTGGTTCTAGAATCCAGCAGACATGTGTTTAAGACTGAGACTTATGGCCGTGTGGGATTTCTTACTTTCCATCTCtcagtttcaattttctcatctgtaaaatggggattacaAGAGTGCCTACCCCACAAAGCTGGtttgagaatgaaatgagatgatgcatgttAATCTTCTATCATATGTTCGGCATGTGGTGGACACTGAATACATgtcagccaaaaaagaaaaacactgtcaGTTCACTCTCTAACATCTATACCCATTATATgagtgttcattcatttatgtctGTACCAGTAATgactgtatctttttaaaataatttatgagaatatgatacactgaaaaaaataggttctgttggggcgcctgggtggcgcagtcggttaagcgtccgacttcagccaggtcacgatctcgcggtccgtgagttcgagccccgcgtcgggctctgggccgatggcttggagcctggagcctgtttccgattctgtgtctccctctctctctgcccctcccccgttcatgctctgtctctctctgtcccaaaaataaataaacgttgaaaaaaaaaaatttaaaaaaaaaaataggttctgTTGTCTTAATGTGAATTTATCTTATTAGAGATGAGGCTGAATATGTTTCCCATGTTCATTGGTCAATTGTATTTCAAGAGTCAGGGTCTTTGTCATTGGGTCAAAATGACAATGAATCAATCCAattttggaaacagaaaatgcTGCGGTGGGCTACTTGTGACCAATAAAAAGCCCccaaatttatttcaacattgaTTCACTTCACCACTGTTTCCAGATAAATCTTGACAGGCAGATCCCAGTTTGATCCATTCTATTTCACTCTGTAAGTAAGAAATTAATACCTAATTGGTCACCAACACAAGCCAACAGAAGACTattgtaaatgaaaatgaaaataataaaagtgtggGAATGCCAACAGAGAACTTTTTAGAAAGGGAATCTATGGTGTTATGCAAACTTCGTTGTAACATTGCCATTTTAACCTTGAACAAattcttttgtaagttttatttctgGTGTTTCTAATACTCTTCATTTAACCTAAAGCACTCCTGAAACAAAACGGAAGGTACTAATAACTAACTAACAAGACATGGTGAACAGATAAAGTCAAACACTAGAGGGGGGAAACAAACATGAttcctcaaaaggaaaaaaaaaaaggagtgaaacTGCAAACCTAATACTTATTGGAGTTTGATCATTTTCATTAGGGACTAAGAAGAGGTAGAGAAGAACAAGCAATGAGATGTGACTTTTGCTGACAGAAAGAAATTtattggggagaggcagggacgTTTTTAGCTGCAAGAGAAAATTAGACAGGTGAACTAATGTCTTCCCTTTTGATTACCTCAGGAAGAAGTTAGACAGGGTTCTCTCTGGAGAGAGAAATATGTTACATCTGGAAGTGGAGAACAAGCCACAGGAAAATTTCTGACACGAAATCAAGACTGGATGAATAGAAAGTGTAAGTAAGAGATTATAAGAACAACTAATCAGACATATGTGCATAAGTTGCCTTTCTGTTAAAAGTGTATTGGGAAAGTTGTCTTCAAAATGAACAAGTTTGACTTATAATAAACAAAGCAATACTTTGGAAGTACCTATGCCTTGGGAGGTGTTTAAATTTCTTATCTCTGCCAAACAGCACTTATGACTTGCAGCTGATTATAGGCAACTCTGCCTCCCCGCACACCATCTTCTCATAACGTGTGCCAAAATCACCAGGCGACGTCTTAGAAGGTTGAACTGAccccttcaaaatcaacataaCTGAGAAAAGAGCTTTGCGCTATGTCCTGGcagcaggagagaaaaaagaaagagaaagaaagaaagaaagaaagaaagaaagaaagaaagaaagaaagaaagaaagaaaggaaacgaAACACTTGAGAGCCCCCAgtgttcaaaagaaagaaatttataatttttaaaaagctaagaaaCTATCATTGGCTTTTGAGTGAGTCTGTCAACACACCGGTACTaataagaaagtgaaattaattgTCTGTTGCATGCTCCTTGAGTTTCAACAAGTCATGAAAGCAGAACTATTAAAGCCACTCTTTTCATCATATGGAAACGAGCACACAGAAAATGGCTCACTTATTCCTgcaacatttttgttgttttggttaaaACAGTCACccgataggggcacctgggtggctcagtcggttaagcgtccaacttccgctaagttcatgatttcatggtttgtgggttcgagccccacatcgggctgtgggctgacagctcagagcctggagcctgcttcagattctgtgtctccctctctctctgcccctcccccgctcacactctggctctctctctctctctctcaaaaataaataaacattaaagaaataaaaaaataaaacagtcactAAAGTTTTTTTCACTAACATGTTTGAGTCAATGGCCCTGTATACTAGTATTTGCCatcccacatacacacaaagacatgcacacacagactTTATTGTTAGAAAGACCTCGTTTGAATTGAGacttttgatatttaaaagaCCACTTCTTGGGGGCGCCTGACTGGTGCAGggggtagaacatgtgactcttgacctcagggctgtgagttcaagttccatgttgggcatggagcctacttaaaattaaaaataaaataaaataccattttttagcTGTGcatccttgggcaagttactttaacCTTCCTCATACCCCCATCCTCATCTATGCAGTTGATAACAATAGTAATattcattataataataatgtctttaCTTCATAGGGTTGCTATAAGGATCAAATAAGATCAACAATGTAGAACACCTAGCACAGTATTGTCAAATAGGAAGccaatgaaatattaattatttttactatccttatcatcattaaatattatataactcTGGCACCAGAGATCCTGTATGTTGAAATACCTAGTTTATTCTGTGTGTAGCAAGGTTATCACACTTCACTTGGCTGAATCCCATACCTGAAATTATGGAAAGCATACacaggcctgtgtgtgtgtctggctgTAAGTGTTGGAGGTTAACACTTTGCCTCTTTTTATTCCTCACTTTACTCATTCAAAGCAAAACTTATTGAGTACCTTCTATGTGTTATGTAATTTACTAGCACTTGGAATCCACAGTAAAAAAGACAAAGTTCCTGACCTTAGGTGCTAAACATTTTGATAAACAGATATTAAATAGATgatcacatatataaataaacgACTTTAAAAAGCATGATAAGTActctgaaggaaacaaacaggaaGCTAGAGTGAAATGTGAGATGTATTTTGGATCAGATTGTAAGATAAGATCTCTCAGAAGAAGTAATATTTAAACTGAAACTGAAGATCCATTAAATGCTTATTGTGAACTCTGAGGAGTTGAGGAAAGGGAGTGCACTAGAATAAGGGAAAAAATACCAAGGCTCTGAAGAAAGAACTGAGCATgttaaaggaacagaaagaagacaaGTTTAGCTAGAGCTAAGTGAGCAAGGGGATGGGTAGGTGGTATAACATTCACTCctccccccctttccttccttccttccttccttccttccttccttccttccttccttccttccttcaacaacaagtaaacataaatatacaaatgaatgtTTAATAAAGACACgcagagaaagataaagacacacagagagaaccTACTGTgtgtaccaggcattgttctaggcttTTGGGACACATCAATGAGTAAAAAATGTCTCCACATTCATAAGGCTTATGTTATGGTGCAGGAAcctaaaccataaaaataaatcatacagtatgttgttaaaatataaaagcatggTAACCTAGGGAAAGATAGGATAGGCACTTCTTAAATAGAGTGATCAGAAAAGTCCTACCTGAGAATTTGGAACTTGAACAACGAGGGGGGAAGTGTGTGAATATGTAGGAAAATAATATTCCAGGC
The DNA window shown above is from Lynx canadensis isolate LIC74 chromosome X, mLynCan4.pri.v2, whole genome shotgun sequence and carries:
- the LOC115506896 gene encoding LOW QUALITY PROTEIN: olfactory receptor 13H1-like (The sequence of the model RefSeq protein was modified relative to this genomic sequence to represent the inferred CDS: inserted 4 bases in 2 codons) — protein: MVAVYMITLVGNSLILVMVRVDDQLLTPMYFFLSKLSFLDICYSSNSVPFWLFNGLKDYPTIFYTSCYGQMTTTIFLGMTECFLLAIMVYDRFIAISNPVXYTIIMNNQVCIQLAMVTWASAFLLAIILIIAIPAHFCGCNVINHFTCEVQALLKLTGSNTPVRLILGLVIGIFTLPLPFIFILISYTRIVVVMLRIHSAEGRLKVFSTYRSHMTVVTIFYGTAIYMYLXTQSRESQDQGKVISAFYGVVTPMLNPLIYTLRNKDEEVRQGSLWREKYVTSGSGEQATGKFLTRNQDWMNRKCRPQEVVDPSASRILDFLPHLCLGTAS